In Xanthomonas sp. SI, the following are encoded in one genomic region:
- a CDS encoding TRZ/ATZ family hydrolase, protein MTSIPESCDLLIEAGYVVPIEPHAVVLEDHAVAVRGSEIVAVLPIAEARARFSAARTVSRPDAALLPGLVNAHTHNPMTLLRGIADDLPLMVWLQQHIWPVETAVIGPEFVADGTALAIAEMLRGGTTCANENYFFSDVQAAVYKQHGFRARVGTVIIDFPTAWAKTSDEYFERACEVHDQWRDDPLIGIAFAPHAPYTVNDANFERVRMLSDQLDVPVHLHTHETAQEIADSLKQYGQRPLARLDRLGLVNDRLIAVHMTQLTDAEIHLCAERGVSVVHCPESNLKLASGFCPACALQRAGVNLAIGTDGCASNNDLDMFSENRTAAILAKAVANDATALDAATTLRAATLGGARALGFGEKIGSIEVGKQADLICVDLSALETQPLHNVLSQLVYAAGRQQVSDVWIAGQRKLDQRVLVDMDTDALVANARQWRERIRSVHA, encoded by the coding sequence ATGACCTCCATCCCCGAATCCTGCGACCTGCTGATCGAAGCCGGCTACGTGGTCCCGATCGAGCCGCATGCGGTGGTGCTGGAAGACCACGCGGTGGCGGTGCGCGGCAGCGAGATCGTCGCGGTGCTGCCGATCGCCGAGGCGCGTGCGCGCTTTTCCGCCGCGCGCACCGTGTCGCGCCCGGACGCGGCGCTGCTGCCGGGCCTGGTCAACGCGCACACCCACAACCCGATGACGCTGTTGCGCGGCATCGCCGACGACCTGCCGCTGATGGTGTGGCTGCAGCAGCACATCTGGCCGGTGGAGACCGCGGTGATCGGCCCGGAGTTCGTCGCCGACGGCACCGCGCTGGCGATCGCCGAGATGCTGCGCGGCGGCACCACCTGCGCCAACGAGAACTACTTCTTCTCCGACGTGCAGGCCGCGGTGTACAAGCAGCACGGGTTCCGCGCGCGTGTGGGCACGGTGATCATCGATTTCCCGACCGCCTGGGCCAAGACCTCCGACGAATACTTCGAACGCGCCTGCGAGGTGCACGACCAGTGGCGCGACGATCCGCTGATCGGCATCGCCTTCGCCCCGCACGCGCCGTACACGGTCAACGACGCGAACTTCGAGCGGGTGCGGATGCTGTCCGACCAGCTCGACGTGCCGGTGCACCTGCATACCCACGAGACCGCGCAGGAAATCGCCGACTCGCTCAAGCAGTACGGCCAGCGCCCGCTGGCGCGGCTGGACCGGCTGGGCCTGGTCAACGACCGCCTGATCGCGGTGCACATGACCCAGCTCACCGACGCCGAGATCCACCTGTGCGCCGAGCGCGGGGTCAGCGTGGTGCATTGCCCCGAATCCAACCTCAAGCTCGCCTCCGGCTTCTGCCCGGCCTGCGCGCTGCAGCGCGCGGGCGTGAACCTGGCGATCGGCACCGACGGCTGCGCCAGCAACAACGACCTGGACATGTTCAGCGAGAACCGCACCGCGGCGATCCTGGCCAAGGCGGTGGCCAACGACGCCACCGCGCTGGACGCGGCGACCACGCTGCGCGCGGCCACGCTGGGCGGCGCGCGCGCGCTCGGCTTCGGCGAGAAGATCGGTTCGATCGAGGTCGGCAAGCAGGCCGACCTGATCTGCGTGGACCTGTCGGCGCTGGAGACCCAGCCGCTGCACAACGTGCTGTCGCAACTGGTCTATGCGGCCGGCCGGCAGCAGGTCAGCGATGTGTGGATCGCCGGCCAGCGCAAGCTCGATCAGCGCGTGCTGGTGGACATGGATACCGACGCGCTGGTCGCCAACGCGCGGCAATGGCGCGAACGCATCCGCAGCGTGCACGCCTGA
- the ubiG gene encoding bifunctional 2-polyprenyl-6-hydroxyphenol methylase/3-demethylubiquinol 3-O-methyltransferase UbiG: MTASASNTSANFDQAELDKFGALATRWWDADGPQKPLHALNPVRLRYVAERLPLRGASVLDVGCGGGLLSEALAKEGAQVTAIDLSPELVKVARLHQFESGVEVDYRVQSVEDLAAERPGSFDAITCMEMLEHVPDPAAIVRACATLLKPGGQLFLSTLNRTPAAFALAIVGAEYVARLLPTGTHRYQDFIKPAELAAWLRQAELQLHDVSGMLYEPWRNRARLSTRTEVNYLACAVKP; the protein is encoded by the coding sequence ATGACCGCTTCCGCTTCCAATACGTCCGCCAATTTCGATCAGGCCGAACTGGACAAGTTCGGCGCGCTGGCCACCCGCTGGTGGGACGCCGACGGCCCGCAGAAGCCGCTGCACGCGCTGAACCCGGTGCGCCTGCGCTACGTCGCCGAGCGGCTGCCGCTGCGCGGCGCCAGCGTGCTCGACGTGGGCTGCGGCGGCGGCCTGCTCAGCGAGGCGCTGGCCAAAGAGGGCGCGCAGGTCACCGCGATCGACCTGTCGCCGGAACTGGTCAAGGTGGCGCGGCTGCACCAGTTCGAATCCGGGGTGGAGGTCGACTACCGCGTGCAGTCGGTCGAGGACCTGGCCGCCGAGCGCCCGGGCAGTTTCGACGCGATCACCTGCATGGAGATGCTCGAGCACGTGCCCGATCCGGCGGCGATCGTGCGCGCCTGCGCGACCCTGCTCAAGCCCGGCGGCCAGCTGTTCCTGTCCACGCTCAACCGCACCCCGGCCGCGTTCGCGCTGGCCATCGTCGGTGCCGAGTACGTGGCGCGGCTGTTGCCCACCGGCACCCACCGCTACCAGGATTTCATCAAGCCGGCCGAACTGGCGGCCTGGCTGCGCCAGGCCGAGCTGCAGCTGCACGACGTCAGCGGCATGCTGTACGAGCCGTGGCGCAACCGCGCGCGGCTGTCCACGCGCACCGAGGTGAATTACCTGGCGTGTGCGGTGAAGCCGTGA
- a CDS encoding phosphoglycolate phosphatase encodes MPSDSRSQDRGAQPPQATASRNFPRAVLFDLDGTLLDSAPDLLAAANALLADRGRDALTLEQLRPVVSKGSRAMLGVAFPELPAAERDALIPDFLRQYERRIGRHSQLFDGIAALLQRLEDAGCVWGIVTNKPEYLARLILPQLGWERRCAVLIGGDTLAERKPHPLPLQVAAQRLDVPPQQVAYVGDDERDILAARAAGMASVAVLWGYRLDGEDPLAWRADALVAAPADLLDASAWPGASQLP; translated from the coding sequence ATGCCTTCCGATTCCCGAAGCCAGGATCGCGGCGCTCAGCCGCCGCAGGCCACGGCATCGCGGAATTTCCCGCGCGCGGTGCTGTTCGACCTGGATGGCACGCTGCTCGATAGCGCGCCGGATCTGCTGGCCGCGGCCAATGCGCTGCTGGCCGACCGCGGGCGCGATGCGCTGACCCTGGAGCAGCTGCGTCCGGTGGTGTCCAAGGGCTCGCGGGCGATGCTGGGCGTCGCCTTTCCCGAGTTGCCGGCCGCGGAGCGCGATGCGCTGATTCCCGATTTCCTGCGCCAGTACGAAAGGCGGATCGGCCGGCATTCGCAGCTGTTCGACGGCATCGCGGCGCTGCTGCAGCGGCTGGAAGATGCCGGCTGCGTGTGGGGCATCGTCACCAACAAGCCCGAATACCTGGCGCGGCTGATCCTGCCGCAGCTGGGCTGGGAACGGCGTTGCGCGGTGCTGATCGGCGGCGACACGCTGGCCGAGCGCAAGCCGCACCCGCTGCCGCTGCAGGTCGCCGCGCAGCGTTTGGACGTACCGCCGCAGCAGGTCGCCTACGTCGGCGACGATGAACGCGACATCCTCGCTGCGCGCGCCGCCGGCATGGCCTCGGTGGCGGTGCTGTGGGGCTATCGCCTGGACGGCGAGGATCCGCTGGCCTGGCGCGCCGATGCGCTGGTCGCCGCCCCTGCCGACTTGCTCGATGCGAGCGCCTGGCCCGGCGCGTCGCAGCTTCCCTGA
- a CDS encoding squalene/phytoene synthase family protein, producing the protein MSSTSALDAFLDKWRSRWPEWTVAETFVPAPQRIRAVAWFALLQEFDDILNIAGDPLPADAKLAWWGEELRSWAGQRSRHPLGRVLEPVAAPWAQLAEALPGLLASRAAAADPAHAYERLEAFALAAAQVECKVFEDQRDAAAALATQVLAQRLADAGIAAVPLSLRGGEAAQAQQRWAQALLQRWPRRVAGPRPRRIVSALARARIAQQASAARKPPSQMATLWRAWWAGLG; encoded by the coding sequence ATGAGCAGTACCTCCGCCCTGGATGCCTTCCTCGACAAATGGCGCAGCCGCTGGCCGGAATGGACGGTGGCCGAGACTTTCGTGCCGGCGCCGCAGCGCATACGCGCGGTGGCTTGGTTCGCGCTGCTGCAGGAATTCGACGACATCCTCAACATCGCCGGCGATCCGTTGCCGGCCGACGCCAAGCTGGCGTGGTGGGGCGAGGAATTGCGCAGCTGGGCCGGGCAGCGCTCGCGGCATCCGCTGGGGCGGGTGCTGGAGCCGGTCGCCGCGCCATGGGCGCAACTGGCCGAGGCCTTGCCGGGGCTGCTCGCCTCGCGCGCGGCCGCGGCCGATCCGGCGCATGCCTACGAGCGCCTGGAGGCGTTCGCGCTGGCCGCGGCGCAGGTCGAATGCAAGGTGTTCGAGGACCAGCGCGACGCCGCGGCGGCGCTGGCCACGCAGGTGCTGGCGCAGCGGCTCGCCGACGCCGGCATCGCCGCGGTGCCGCTGTCGCTGCGCGGCGGCGAGGCGGCGCAGGCGCAGCAGCGCTGGGCACAGGCCTTGCTGCAGCGCTGGCCGCGGCGCGTGGCCGGGCCGCGGCCGCGGCGCATCGTGTCGGCGCTGGCGCGTGCGCGGATCGCGCAGCAGGCCAGCGCTGCGCGCAAGCCGCCGAGCCAGATGGCCACGCTGTGGCGCGCCTGGTGGGCCGGCCTGGGCTGA
- a CDS encoding putative acyl-CoA thioester hydrolase translates to MTVSRWFQIPATLALAGGAIATAWALTGTASRPQLTSSEAANQTVAKHLAQAGTIGALTTDNWNPSAGVALLTADYAVAADGSTRYRTVQAAVDAAVAAGGTMRRYISVKPGTYKEVVCVPAAAPPITLFGLGSAPANTTISFGNANPTPKPSGSATHPCASNASSSTVGTSDSGTVTVRAAQFQARNLAIVNSYVEDTYASSNQSAVALALRGDKAVLENVALTGNQDTLLVSGGSANTVIRAFFKGGSIEGDTDFIFGSGVAVFSGSTIRYTAARRGANSGGVIFAPSTRPGSGYGFLAVASTFDAIGSPSANTVYLGRAWDESVGSLSNYVNGSSPNGKVVIRESSLGAHVRKSAPWNASTVGRPYCSSGCTQSANRFFEYANSGAGSAN, encoded by the coding sequence ATGACCGTATCGCGCTGGTTCCAGATTCCCGCCACCCTCGCCCTGGCCGGCGGCGCCATCGCCACCGCCTGGGCGCTGACCGGTACCGCCTCCCGGCCGCAATTGACCAGTTCGGAAGCGGCCAACCAGACCGTCGCCAAGCACCTGGCCCAGGCCGGCACCATCGGCGCACTGACGACCGACAACTGGAACCCCAGCGCCGGCGTCGCCCTGCTCACCGCCGACTACGCGGTCGCCGCCGACGGCTCCACCCGCTACCGCACTGTGCAGGCCGCGGTCGATGCCGCGGTCGCGGCTGGCGGCACGATGCGGCGCTACATCAGCGTCAAGCCCGGCACCTACAAGGAAGTGGTCTGCGTGCCCGCGGCGGCGCCGCCGATCACCCTGTTCGGCCTGGGCAGCGCGCCGGCCAACACCACCATCAGCTTCGGCAACGCCAACCCGACGCCGAAACCGAGCGGCAGCGCCACCCACCCCTGCGCCAGCAACGCGTCCAGCAGCACCGTCGGCACCTCCGACAGCGGCACCGTCACCGTGCGCGCGGCGCAGTTCCAGGCGCGCAACCTGGCGATCGTCAACAGCTACGTCGAGGACACCTACGCCAGCAGCAACCAGTCGGCGGTGGCGCTGGCGCTGCGCGGCGACAAGGCGGTGCTGGAGAACGTGGCGCTCACCGGCAACCAGGACACCCTGCTGGTCAGCGGCGGCAGCGCCAACACGGTGATCCGCGCGTTCTTCAAGGGCGGCAGCATCGAGGGCGACACCGACTTCATCTTCGGCTCGGGCGTGGCCGTGTTCTCCGGCAGCACCATCCGCTATACCGCCGCGCGCCGCGGCGCCAACAGCGGCGGCGTGATCTTCGCCCCCAGCACCCGCCCCGGCAGCGGCTACGGTTTCCTGGCCGTGGCCAGCACCTTCGATGCGATCGGCAGCCCGTCGGCGAACACCGTGTACCTGGGCCGCGCCTGGGACGAGAGCGTCGGCAGCCTGTCCAACTACGTCAACGGCAGCTCGCCCAACGGCAAGGTGGTGATCCGCGAGTCCAGCCTGGGCGCGCACGTGCGCAAGAGCGCGCCGTGGAACGCGTCCACGGTCGGCCGCCCGTATTGCAGCAGCGGCTGCACGCAGTCGGCCAACCGCTTCTTCGAGTACGCCAACAGCGGCGCCGGCAGCGCCAACTGA
- the eutC gene encoding ethanolamine ammonia-lyase subunit EutC: protein MHDDSDRPARADLWAALRRLTPARIALGRTGTSLPTAAQLDFQFAHAQARDAVHLRFDPAPLAAALDARGRDHVALRSAAADRHVYLQRPDLGRRLSEDAASELRGRIAMQRRSYDLAVVVADGLSALAVHRHATPMLERIDALAAAEGWTLAPVALVEQGRVAIGDEIGELLDARMSVVLIGERPGLSSPDSLGLYFTYAPRVGLNDACRNCISNVREAGLSYAQAAHKLAWLMREACRRQLSGVQLKDQADTPALSATDEAAPKSLGNFLIPE, encoded by the coding sequence ATGCACGACGACAGCGACCGCCCTGCCCGCGCCGATCTCTGGGCCGCGCTGCGCCGGCTGACCCCGGCGCGCATCGCCCTGGGCCGCACCGGCACCAGCCTGCCGACCGCGGCGCAGCTGGATTTCCAGTTCGCGCATGCGCAGGCGCGCGACGCGGTGCACCTGCGCTTCGATCCGGCGCCGCTGGCCGCGGCGCTGGACGCGCGTGGCCGCGATCACGTCGCGCTGCGCAGCGCCGCGGCCGACCGCCACGTCTACCTGCAGCGGCCCGACCTGGGCCGGCGGCTGAGCGAGGACGCGGCCAGCGAACTGCGCGGCCGCATCGCCATGCAACGCCGCAGCTACGACCTGGCCGTGGTGGTGGCCGACGGGCTGTCGGCGCTGGCGGTGCATCGCCATGCCACGCCGATGCTGGAACGCATCGACGCGCTGGCCGCGGCCGAAGGCTGGACGCTGGCGCCGGTGGCGCTGGTCGAACAGGGGCGCGTGGCGATCGGCGACGAGATCGGCGAACTGCTGGACGCGCGCATGAGCGTGGTGCTGATCGGCGAGCGCCCCGGCCTCAGTTCGCCGGACAGCCTCGGCCTGTACTTCACCTACGCCCCGCGCGTGGGCCTCAACGACGCCTGCCGCAACTGCATCTCCAATGTGCGCGAAGCCGGCCTGAGCTATGCGCAGGCCGCGCACAAACTGGCCTGGCTGATGCGCGAGGCGTGCCGGCGGCAGCTCTCCGGCGTGCAACTGAAGGACCAGGCTGACACGCCGGCGCTGTCGGCCACCGACGAGGCCGCGCCCAAGTCGCTGGGCAATTTCCTGATCCCGGAGTGA